One genomic region from Parerythrobacter aestuarii encodes:
- a CDS encoding M48 family metallopeptidase, producing the protein MIDWLRRDPDDLSVTLDNVTLPLDVRRHPTARRMVLRLADDGRSVRVTLPKWGRTIEALDFANSRREWLQTQLDKRPQQQAPKPGGTLAWRGRQLRIHWDRPLPRKPSLDETTIRLGGPEETLPARLKRWLQAEARELLQSDLAFYSDRAGLAPPPLALSSARRRWGSCSSSGQMRINWRLVMAPDPVRRSVAAHETAHRIHFDHSPAFHGLLGQLFEGDLPAADRWLKEHGRSLYAPFG; encoded by the coding sequence GTGATCGACTGGCTGCGCCGCGACCCGGACGACCTGTCCGTCACACTCGACAATGTGACACTTCCACTCGACGTCCGTCGCCACCCTACAGCGCGCAGGATGGTGCTGCGGCTGGCCGACGATGGCAGGAGCGTGCGGGTCACCTTGCCGAAATGGGGCCGCACCATTGAAGCTCTCGACTTCGCCAACAGCCGTCGCGAATGGCTGCAAACACAGCTCGATAAGCGCCCGCAGCAGCAAGCCCCCAAGCCGGGCGGCACGCTGGCATGGCGAGGCCGCCAGCTGCGGATCCACTGGGATCGACCGCTACCGCGCAAGCCCAGCCTAGACGAAACAACAATCCGCCTCGGCGGGCCGGAAGAGACCCTGCCGGCGCGACTCAAACGCTGGTTGCAGGCGGAAGCGCGCGAATTGCTGCAAAGTGACCTGGCATTCTATTCCGACCGGGCCGGCCTTGCTCCTCCTCCCCTCGCGCTCAGCAGTGCGCGGCGGCGGTGGGGCAGCTGTTCCTCCAGCGGGCAGATGCGGATCAACTGGCGGCTTGTCATGGCGCCTGATCCTGTTCGCCGTTCAGTCGCTGCGCACGAGACCGCGCACCGGATCCATTTCGATCATTCGCCCGCCTTCCACGGCTTGTTGGGGCAGTTGTTCGAGGGCGACCTTCCTGCAGCCGACCGCTGGCTGAAAGAGCACGGGCGCAGCCTCTACGCACCCTTCGGCTAG
- a CDS encoding SCO family protein: MPAPIRHLALGLALTLAACNGAPTGPGPSADGVDMRGASVGGEFTLTGSDGKPVSWSDFDGQYRMVYFGFTSCPAICPTDVLRMTQGLEIFEREHPELGAKVTPIFISIDPERDSPEVVAQFIDNFHPRFVGLTGSKEEIESVALQFGTSAAKEAPDESGNYNMVHSTFVTLFGPDGEALGILPADKGPEAIAAELAGWVR; the protein is encoded by the coding sequence ATGCCTGCCCCGATCCGCCACCTCGCCCTTGGCCTCGCCCTGACGCTTGCCGCTTGCAACGGCGCGCCCACTGGCCCGGGCCCATCGGCCGACGGTGTCGACATGCGCGGCGCAAGTGTGGGCGGCGAGTTCACGCTGACAGGCTCCGACGGCAAGCCGGTAAGCTGGTCCGATTTCGACGGCCAGTATCGCATGGTCTATTTTGGCTTCACATCCTGTCCGGCCATCTGCCCTACCGATGTCCTGCGGATGACCCAGGGCCTGGAAATCTTCGAGCGCGAGCACCCCGAACTCGGGGCGAAGGTTACGCCGATCTTCATCAGTATCGATCCGGAGCGCGACAGCCCCGAGGTGGTGGCGCAATTCATCGACAACTTCCATCCGCGCTTTGTCGGGCTGACCGGATCCAAGGAAGAAATCGAGTCGGTCGCACTACAATTCGGCACATCGGCAGCCAAGGAAGCGCCGGACGAGAGCGGCAATTACAACATGGTCCATTCGACCTTTGTCACGCTGTTCGGCCCGGACGGTGAAGCGCTCGGGATCCTGCCGGCGGACAAGGGCCCCGAAGCCATCGCAGCGGAGCTGGCCGGGTGGGTGCGCTGA
- a CDS encoding ankyrin repeat domain-containing protein, protein MSLPVFRKSVLAAVLSLAAVSGPLSAQAGLNSDSYNFLEAVRDRDGSKVTSIIDEPGSTLINTRDYATGDTALHIVAERQDTTWIKFLTQKGANPNIANKKGVTPIMISVGYGHVEGVEALLDAGARLTDQNGLGETPLILATHRRDIAMVRLLLAKGADPDRTDNSGRTARDYVRAIGSKRLTAEFDEADAKRDGQSGPSYGPGF, encoded by the coding sequence GTGTCGCTGCCTGTTTTTCGCAAATCAGTCCTGGCTGCCGTGCTGTCGCTGGCGGCAGTTTCCGGGCCGCTGTCCGCGCAGGCGGGTCTCAATTCCGACAGTTACAACTTCCTCGAGGCTGTCCGCGACCGTGACGGCAGCAAGGTGACTTCGATCATCGATGAACCTGGCAGTACGCTGATCAACACGCGCGACTACGCCACGGGCGATACCGCTTTGCATATTGTTGCCGAGCGTCAGGACACGACCTGGATCAAGTTCCTGACGCAGAAGGGGGCCAACCCCAATATCGCCAACAAGAAGGGTGTCACACCGATCATGATCTCGGTCGGCTACGGGCATGTCGAAGGTGTCGAGGCACTGCTCGATGCCGGAGCGCGGCTGACCGACCAGAACGGCCTTGGCGAGACTCCGCTGATCCTCGCAACCCATCGCCGCGACATCGCCATGGTCCGGCTGCTGCTGGCAAAAGGGGCGGATCCCGACCGGACCGATAATTCCGGGCGCACTGCGCGCGATTATGTCAGGGCTATCGGCAGCAAGCGGCTGACCGCAGAATTCGACGAAGCCGATGCCAAGCGCGACGGGCAGTCCGGCCCGAGCTATGGCCCGGGTTTCTGA
- the hslU gene encoding ATP-dependent protease ATPase subunit HslU: MTESLTPKAIVAALDEHIIGQKDAKRAVAVALRNRWRRQKLSRELRDEVTPKNILMIGPTGCGKTEISRRLAKLADAPFVKVEATKFTEVGYVGRDVEQIARDLVEEAIRLEKDRRREAVREAASKAAMDRLLDALVGDNASEATREAFRERIVQNAMNDTEVEIEVKDAPSMPMDIPGLGGSVGMIDLSDMMGKALGKGPAKRRKLKVPDAWDKLVDEEAEKRMDQDDVARVALENAETNGIVFLDEIDKIAVSDVRGGSVSREGVQRDLLPLIEGTTVSTKYGPMKTDHVLFIASGAFHVSKPSDMLPELQGRLPIRVELRALEVEDFVRILSETRANLVEQYRALLGTEDVTVEITEDAIHEVARIAAQVNESVENIGARRLQTVMERLLEELSFEAEDHAGETIVIDAGYVKDKLADLAEDTDLSKYIL; this comes from the coding sequence ATGACAGAATCCCTCACCCCGAAGGCGATTGTCGCCGCATTGGACGAGCACATTATCGGCCAGAAGGATGCCAAGCGGGCTGTGGCAGTCGCCCTGCGCAATCGCTGGCGGCGGCAGAAGCTCTCGCGCGAACTGCGCGATGAGGTGACGCCCAAGAACATCCTGATGATCGGCCCGACCGGTTGCGGCAAGACCGAGATCAGCCGCCGCCTGGCGAAGCTCGCCGATGCGCCCTTCGTGAAGGTCGAAGCGACCAAGTTCACCGAGGTCGGATATGTCGGGCGCGATGTCGAACAGATCGCCCGTGACCTCGTCGAAGAAGCGATCCGGCTGGAAAAGGACCGCCGCCGTGAGGCCGTGCGCGAAGCCGCCAGCAAGGCTGCGATGGACCGGTTGCTCGATGCGCTGGTCGGCGACAATGCGAGCGAAGCCACCCGCGAGGCCTTCCGTGAGCGCATCGTCCAGAATGCGATGAACGACACCGAGGTTGAGATCGAGGTCAAGGATGCGCCGTCGATGCCGATGGATATCCCGGGCCTCGGTGGCAGCGTCGGCATGATCGACCTCAGTGACATGATGGGCAAGGCATTAGGCAAGGGCCCGGCCAAGCGGCGCAAGCTCAAGGTGCCCGACGCCTGGGACAAGCTGGTCGACGAGGAAGCCGAAAAGCGCATGGACCAGGACGACGTTGCGCGCGTCGCGCTGGAAAACGCCGAGACCAACGGCATTGTCTTCCTCGACGAGATCGACAAGATCGCGGTCAGCGACGTGCGTGGCGGCAGTGTATCGCGCGAAGGCGTGCAGCGCGACCTGCTGCCTCTGATCGAAGGTACCACTGTCAGCACCAAGTACGGCCCGATGAAGACCGACCACGTGTTGTTCATTGCTTCGGGCGCGTTCCACGTCTCCAAGCCCAGCGACATGCTGCCCGAACTGCAGGGGCGCCTGCCGATCCGTGTCGAGCTGCGCGCGCTCGAGGTCGAGGACTTCGTCCGTATCCTCAGCGAAACCCGCGCCAACCTGGTCGAGCAATACCGCGCGCTGCTAGGGACGGAGGATGTCACCGTCGAGATCACTGAAGACGCCATCCACGAAGTCGCCCGCATCGCCGCTCAGGTCAACGAGAGTGTCGAGAATATCGGTGCCCGCCGCTTGCAGACCGTGATGGAGCGGCTCCTGGAGGAGCTCAGCTTCGAAGCAGAGGATCACGCGGGCGAGACCATCGTAATCGATGCTGGCTATGTGAAGGACAAGCTGGCCGACCTCGCTGAAGACACCGACCTATCGAAGTATATCCTGTGA
- a CDS encoding YcgN family cysteine cluster protein: protein MGALRDRFWELPLDQLSEPEWEALCDGCGRCCLHKIEDADTGEIEDTNVACKLLDIATARCTDYPNRKTFVPDCLRLTLKIVEDVTWLPDSCAYRRRADGRALPEWHYLMSGDPDAVHREGAGVAGRVVSETRAGPLEHHIVDWSDA from the coding sequence GTGGGTGCGCTGAGGGATCGCTTCTGGGAGCTGCCACTCGACCAGCTCAGCGAGCCGGAGTGGGAAGCGTTATGTGACGGTTGCGGTCGCTGCTGCCTGCACAAGATCGAAGATGCCGATACCGGCGAGATCGAAGACACCAATGTTGCCTGCAAGCTGCTCGACATCGCAACCGCGCGCTGCACCGACTATCCCAATCGCAAGACCTTCGTGCCCGATTGCCTGCGGCTGACGCTGAAGATCGTCGAAGATGTCACCTGGCTACCCGACAGCTGCGCCTACCGCCGCCGCGCAGACGGTCGTGCCTTGCCTGAATGGCACTACCTGATGTCAGGCGATCCGGACGCGGTCCATCGCGAAGGCGCGGGTGTTGCGGGACGTGTTGTGAGCGAAACCCGCGCCGGGCCGCTGGAGCACCACATCGTCGACTGGAGCGACGCGTGA
- the ssb gene encoding single-stranded DNA-binding protein, giving the protein MAGSLNKVMLIGNLGQDPEIRSFQNGGKVCNLRIATSEQWKDRNTGERQERTEWHTVAIFSEGLVNVCERYLKKGSKVYVEGQLQTRKWQDQQGNDRYSTEVVLRGFNGTLTMLDGPGGGQGGGGGGNYGGGGQRSGGSNGGDGGWNQGGGGSGGGSGGGGGSNYDDLDDDIPF; this is encoded by the coding sequence ATGGCGGGTTCACTCAACAAGGTCATGCTGATCGGCAATCTGGGGCAGGACCCGGAGATCCGCAGCTTCCAGAATGGCGGCAAGGTTTGCAACCTGCGCATCGCCACCAGCGAGCAGTGGAAAGACCGCAACACCGGCGAACGGCAGGAGCGGACCGAGTGGCACACTGTGGCGATCTTTTCGGAAGGCCTCGTCAACGTCTGCGAGCGCTACCTGAAGAAAGGCAGCAAGGTCTATGTCGAAGGCCAGCTGCAGACCCGCAAGTGGCAGGACCAGCAGGGCAATGACCGCTATTCGACTGAAGTCGTGCTGCGCGGTTTCAACGGCACGCTGACCATGCTTGACGGCCCCGGTGGAGGCCAGGGCGGCGGCGGTGGCGGCAACTACGGTGGCGGCGGCCAACGTTCGGGTGGTTCGAACGGTGGAGATGGCGGCTGGAACCAGGGCGGTGGTGGCTCGGGTGGCGGTTCGGGCGGCGGTGGCGGCTCGAACTACGACGACCTCGACGACGATATTCCGTTCTGA
- a CDS encoding outer membrane protein assembly factor BamE, which yields MAFGKALGGAALLALALGASGCGTIRESRGYVVDQLLVEAVQPGIDNQRSVEATLGRPTFTSQFGDPTWYYVSSVTGRKPFVRPRINTHQVLAVKFDGAGNVTGTETSGIDQVVYLQPDGAKTPTLGRERGFLEDLFGNIGTVGAPGAGAPGR from the coding sequence ATGGCATTTGGTAAGGCTCTTGGTGGGGCAGCGCTGCTGGCTCTGGCATTGGGCGCAAGCGGCTGCGGCACGATCCGCGAAAGCCGCGGCTATGTCGTCGACCAGCTGCTGGTCGAAGCCGTCCAGCCGGGGATCGACAACCAGCGGTCGGTAGAAGCGACGCTGGGTCGGCCAACCTTCACCAGCCAGTTCGGCGATCCGACCTGGTACTATGTGTCGAGCGTTACCGGCCGCAAGCCCTTCGTGCGCCCGCGTATCAATACCCACCAGGTATTGGCGGTGAAGTTCGATGGTGCAGGCAATGTCACCGGCACGGAAACCAGCGGTATCGACCAGGTGGTCTATCTCCAGCCTGATGGTGCCAAGACGCCGACGCTGGGTCGCGAACGCGGTTTCCTGGAGGACCTGTTCGGCAATATCGGCACGGTTGGTGCACCGGGTGCCGGCGCTCCCGGTCGGTAA
- a CDS encoding ACT domain-containing protein: MTQPISDTAAMIAGMDPVLDARWWSFVGGEDPDVVFQLMGHALATFREEEGLSLIVPHEVALANEIEADPYSRITLQVHSALAGVGLTAAVSGALAEAGICCNMVAALRHDHAFVPAERADEALALLKKLQHSAR, from the coding sequence GTGACGCAGCCGATCAGCGACACCGCGGCCATGATCGCCGGGATGGACCCGGTGCTCGACGCGCGCTGGTGGAGCTTTGTCGGCGGCGAGGATCCTGACGTCGTGTTCCAATTGATGGGTCATGCGCTGGCGACCTTCCGCGAGGAGGAAGGGTTGTCGTTAATCGTGCCGCATGAGGTCGCGCTGGCGAATGAGATCGAGGCCGATCCCTATAGCCGCATCACGCTGCAGGTACATTCCGCACTGGCAGGTGTGGGGCTGACGGCCGCAGTCTCCGGGGCGCTCGCCGAGGCGGGAATATGCTGCAACATGGTCGCTGCGCTGCGCCACGATCATGCGTTTGTCCCGGCTGAGCGGGCAGACGAGGCGCTGGCCTTGCTCAAGAAATTGCAGCATTCTGCTCGCTAG
- a CDS encoding COQ9 family protein → MIDNAEDLTLDELRLAMAHAIADAAVFDGWSDDALVMAAESEGVDIDVARLAFKGGPMAMIDAWIESVDVQIQEECPKEKLAELKIRERIRTLVQFRLDAVAGQEEAVRRAMAIMAMPQNAAQSLRIGWRSADLMWRLAGDTATDYNHYTKRTILAGIYTATLTCWMNDESEDKAETRAFLDRRIEGVMKFEKVKARLLNPERETFSVTRFLGRLRYPAK, encoded by the coding sequence ATGATCGACAACGCTGAAGACCTGACGCTCGATGAGCTGCGGTTGGCAATGGCGCATGCGATTGCCGATGCCGCCGTGTTCGATGGCTGGAGCGATGACGCGCTGGTCATGGCGGCGGAAAGCGAAGGCGTGGATATCGACGTCGCGCGGCTGGCGTTCAAGGGCGGCCCGATGGCGATGATCGACGCCTGGATCGAAAGCGTCGACGTACAGATACAAGAGGAATGCCCGAAGGAGAAGCTCGCCGAACTCAAGATTCGCGAGCGCATCCGCACGCTGGTGCAGTTCCGGCTCGATGCGGTGGCGGGGCAGGAAGAGGCCGTGCGGCGCGCGATGGCGATCATGGCGATGCCGCAGAATGCCGCGCAGTCCCTGCGCATAGGCTGGCGCAGCGCCGACCTGATGTGGCGGCTCGCAGGCGATACGGCGACCGACTACAATCACTATACCAAGCGCACGATCCTCGCCGGGATCTACACCGCAACGCTGACGTGCTGGATGAATGATGAGAGCGAGGACAAGGCCGAAACCCGCGCCTTCCTCGACCGGCGGATCGAAGGCGTGATGAAGTTCGAAAAGGTCAAGGCGCGCTTGCTGAACCCGGAGCGCGAGACCTTCAGCGTGACGCGGTTCCTCGGCCGTCTTCGCTACCCGGCGAAGTAG
- the ribD gene encoding bifunctional diaminohydroxyphosphoribosylaminopyrimidine deaminase/5-amino-6-(5-phosphoribosylamino)uracil reductase RibD produces MANAARLAARGRPLARPNPAVGCIILKEGVVVGRGWTRAGGRPHAEAVALEQAGEQARGAIAYVTLEPCAHESPRGPSCADLLVAAKPARVVIAETDPDLRTNGAGAERLREAGIRVDTLPCAEARASLAGFLARERLGRPHVTLKLAVSLDGCIALADGTSQWITGEVSRAHVHSRRAMSDAILVGGGTWRADKPRLDVRLPGLEHRSPERIVLTRGVPLEGARIINRPSQVADLETAQYLYVEGGAQVAAAFLAEDLVDRLDIYRAPIIIGDGLRAFGDIGLSDLTSAHGRWKLAERRQLGSDCYEAYERVRETGA; encoded by the coding sequence ATGGCGAATGCTGCGCGACTGGCTGCGCGCGGGAGGCCGCTGGCGCGCCCCAATCCGGCGGTCGGCTGCATTATCCTGAAAGAGGGCGTTGTCGTCGGACGCGGTTGGACGCGGGCTGGAGGCCGCCCCCATGCCGAGGCCGTAGCGCTGGAGCAGGCTGGCGAGCAGGCGCGCGGTGCAATCGCCTATGTCACGCTTGAGCCCTGTGCCCACGAGTCCCCGCGCGGGCCCTCCTGTGCCGACCTGCTGGTTGCCGCCAAGCCTGCCCGCGTCGTCATAGCGGAAACCGATCCGGACCTGCGAACCAACGGTGCCGGCGCCGAGCGGCTGCGTGAGGCCGGGATTCGCGTTGACACGCTACCTTGTGCGGAAGCGCGCGCCAGCCTCGCCGGGTTCCTCGCCCGCGAACGATTGGGCCGCCCGCACGTCACGCTCAAGCTCGCTGTATCGCTCGATGGCTGCATCGCGCTGGCCGACGGTACCAGTCAATGGATCACCGGTGAGGTATCTCGCGCGCATGTCCATTCGCGCCGGGCGATGAGCGATGCCATCCTCGTTGGCGGCGGCACGTGGCGCGCCGACAAGCCGAGGCTCGATGTGCGACTTCCGGGACTGGAGCATCGCTCGCCCGAACGCATTGTCCTCACTCGCGGCGTCCCGCTCGAAGGCGCCCGGATCATCAATCGGCCATCGCAGGTCGCCGATCTGGAAACTGCGCAATATCTCTATGTCGAAGGCGGGGCGCAGGTCGCCGCTGCTTTCCTCGCCGAAGACCTTGTCGACCGGCTGGACATTTACCGCGCGCCCATCATTATCGGCGACGGCTTGCGGGCCTTCGGCGATATCGGCCTCTCCGATTTGACCAGCGCCCATGGTCGCTGGAAGCTCGCCGAGCGCCGCCAGCTTGGCAGCGATTGCTACGAAGCCTATGAGCGCGTTCGAGAAACAGGAGCCTGA
- the feoB gene encoding ferrous iron transporter B codes for MSTPRTIALVGNPNAGKSALFNKLTGARQKIANYPGVTVERKAGRMALASGEAVELLDLPGSYAFDAASPDEEVTRKVVFGEQEGQRQPDVLVIVIDAANLEQHLVFAQEVIALGRPTVIALNMIDLAERDGLTLDPDALSEALGVPVVPTVAVRSRGLDALVDAVTQVGKTDPEPRPHLDLTERRLEARNIAKAAILSVSARHTIESNLDKVLLNPWLGPVILFALLFVIFQAVFAWADPFIGLIEGATEWVSAQVVAAMPEGFVRDLITEGLIAGVGSVVVFLPQIVILFAFILVMEASGYMARAAFLMDRLMAGVGLSGRSFIPLLSSFACAIPGIMATRSIADPKDRLTTILVAPMMTCSARLPVYAVIIAAVIPPTSVGFGIGLQGLVLMGLYVAGILGALVVALVLRRSVTKGDASGFIMELPRYQLPRVKDLLIGLWQRAWVFLRRAGTIIFAATVILWLLLTFPKADPGESQLDASFAGQIAHAMHPAFEPIGFNHEMTLALVPAMAAREVAVASLATTYAVDADDDEETESALRDQIAARWSLPTALAFLAWFVFAPQCLSTIAVARRETNGWKWPAFMLAYLFALAYIFAGATYWLALAAGL; via the coding sequence ATGAGCACGCCTCGCACGATCGCCCTCGTCGGCAACCCCAATGCCGGGAAAAGCGCGTTGTTCAACAAGCTGACCGGCGCGCGGCAGAAGATTGCCAATTATCCGGGCGTAACGGTCGAGCGCAAGGCAGGGCGGATGGCGCTCGCCAGCGGCGAAGCGGTCGAGCTGCTCGACCTGCCCGGCAGCTATGCTTTCGATGCCGCCAGCCCCGATGAGGAAGTGACCCGAAAGGTCGTGTTCGGCGAGCAGGAAGGCCAGCGCCAGCCAGATGTGCTGGTGATCGTGATCGATGCCGCCAATCTCGAACAGCACCTGGTCTTCGCGCAGGAAGTGATTGCCCTCGGCCGCCCGACTGTGATTGCTCTCAACATGATCGACCTGGCTGAACGCGATGGGCTTACGCTCGATCCCGATGCCTTGTCTGAAGCGCTGGGTGTCCCGGTTGTCCCGACCGTGGCCGTGCGTAGCCGCGGGCTCGATGCGCTGGTCGATGCTGTCACTCAGGTCGGCAAGACCGACCCGGAACCGCGCCCGCATCTCGATCTCACCGAGCGGCGACTGGAGGCGCGGAACATCGCCAAGGCGGCGATCCTTTCCGTTTCGGCCCGCCACACCATCGAAAGCAATCTCGACAAGGTGTTGCTGAACCCGTGGCTGGGCCCGGTCATCCTGTTCGCGCTGCTGTTTGTGATCTTCCAGGCGGTGTTTGCCTGGGCCGATCCTTTCATCGGCTTGATCGAAGGGGCGACCGAATGGGTTTCTGCGCAGGTCGTCGCGGCAATGCCTGAAGGGTTCGTGCGCGATCTCATCACTGAAGGGTTGATCGCAGGCGTCGGATCCGTGGTCGTGTTCCTGCCGCAGATCGTGATCCTGTTCGCCTTTATCCTGGTCATGGAAGCGAGCGGTTACATGGCCCGTGCGGCGTTCCTGATGGACCGGCTGATGGCAGGCGTGGGCCTGTCGGGCCGCAGCTTCATCCCGCTGCTGTCGAGCTTCGCCTGCGCCATTCCCGGTATCATGGCCACGCGCTCTATCGCCGACCCAAAGGATCGCCTGACGACAATTCTCGTCGCGCCCATGATGACCTGTTCGGCACGCTTGCCGGTCTATGCGGTGATCATTGCTGCAGTCATTCCGCCGACCAGTGTCGGTTTCGGTATCGGCCTCCAGGGGCTGGTGCTGATGGGGCTCTATGTGGCCGGTATCCTCGGTGCACTGGTTGTAGCGCTGGTGCTGCGCCGGTCTGTGACCAAAGGCGATGCCTCCGGCTTCATCATGGAGCTGCCGCGGTACCAGCTGCCGCGGGTCAAGGACCTGCTGATCGGATTGTGGCAGCGCGCCTGGGTGTTCCTGCGCCGAGCAGGGACGATCATCTTTGCTGCGACGGTCATACTGTGGTTGTTGCTGACCTTCCCCAAGGCCGATCCGGGCGAGAGCCAGCTCGACGCCAGCTTCGCCGGGCAGATTGCCCATGCCATGCACCCCGCATTCGAGCCGATCGGTTTCAACCACGAAATGACGCTGGCGCTGGTCCCGGCCATGGCCGCGCGCGAAGTGGCCGTAGCCTCGCTTGCGACCACCTATGCCGTTGATGCCGATGATGACGAGGAAACCGAAAGCGCCTTGCGTGACCAGATCGCAGCACGCTGGAGCCTGCCGACAGCGCTGGCCTTCCTCGCGTGGTTCGTTTTCGCTCCGCAGTGCCTGTCGACCATCGCAGTCGCCCGGCGCGAAACCAACGGATGGAAATGGCCGGCGTTCATGCTCGCCTACCTGTTTGCGCTAGCCTATATCTTTGCCGGCGCGACCTATTGGCTGGCGCTGGCAGCAGGATTGTAG
- the hslV gene encoding ATP-dependent protease subunit HslV — translation MDNNSQAHGLTPWHGTTIIGVKRGEKIVVAGDGQVSMGNTVMKPNAKKVRRIGDGKVVAGFAGATADAFTLFERLERKLDQYSGQLMRAAVELAKDWRTDKYLRNLEALMIVADKDTLLVLTGNGDVLEPEGGIAAIGSGGNYALAAARALSDYEEDAEQIARKAMAVAAEICVFTNDNVTLETV, via the coding sequence ATGGACAACAACTCACAGGCGCACGGGCTGACCCCGTGGCACGGCACCACCATCATCGGCGTCAAACGCGGCGAGAAGATCGTCGTTGCTGGCGATGGCCAGGTTTCGATGGGCAACACGGTGATGAAGCCCAATGCCAAGAAGGTTCGCCGGATCGGTGACGGCAAGGTCGTGGCCGGTTTCGCCGGGGCCACTGCCGATGCCTTCACCCTGTTCGAACGGCTGGAGCGCAAGCTGGACCAGTATTCCGGCCAGCTGATGCGGGCCGCCGTCGAGCTCGCCAAGGACTGGCGTACCGACAAGTATTTGCGCAATCTCGAAGCGCTGATGATCGTGGCCGACAAGGACACGCTGCTGGTGCTGACCGGCAATGGCGATGTGCTGGAGCCGGAAGGCGGGATTGCCGCGATCGGCAGTGGCGGCAATTATGCGCTCGCGGCCGCCCGCGCGCTGTCCGACTATGAAGAGGATGCCGAGCAGATCGCGCGCAAGGCCATGGCCGTGGCCGCCGAGATATGCGTCTTCACCAACGACAATGTGACTTTGGAAACGGTCTGA
- a CDS encoding YceD family protein, translated as MSAPELSRIIKLKAIKHDPVIVEADETERAALAKRFGISAIGSLRAEVSLDPDGERVSAGGTLTAEIVQACAISGEDFPVHVEEPLDIVFVPAEAAPVSDEEEEIEFELDDEELDEIEYDGDSFDLGEAVAQTLALAIDPYAEGPNAEAARTKAGLSNDDEPSGPLADALKALKR; from the coding sequence GTGAGCGCGCCCGAACTCAGCCGCATCATCAAGCTGAAGGCGATCAAACACGACCCCGTGATCGTGGAAGCCGATGAAACCGAGCGCGCGGCGCTGGCCAAGCGATTCGGCATTTCCGCAATCGGTAGCCTGCGCGCAGAAGTCAGCCTAGACCCCGATGGCGAGCGTGTGTCAGCGGGCGGCACGCTGACCGCCGAAATCGTGCAGGCCTGCGCGATCTCAGGCGAGGACTTCCCGGTGCATGTCGAGGAACCGCTCGATATCGTCTTCGTACCCGCTGAAGCGGCACCTGTTTCGGACGAGGAAGAGGAAATCGAATTCGAACTTGATGACGAAGAGCTCGACGAAATCGAATATGACGGCGACAGCTTCGACCTCGGCGAAGCTGTGGCACAAACCCTTGCGCTGGCGATCGATCCCTATGCCGAGGGGCCGAACGCCGAAGCTGCGCGTACAAAGGCCGGTTTGAGCAATGACGACGAACCGAGCGGTCCGCTGGCCGATGCTCTCAAGGCTTTGAAAAGATAA
- a CDS encoding FeoA family protein, protein MTLEGLEPGHSATITAIDWPSIALEDGKRLRALGFDTGVQVSVAHRGVFGGRDPLAVTLGRMTIALRRVHAAAIAVELD, encoded by the coding sequence ATGACTTTGGAAGGCCTCGAGCCCGGCCACAGCGCCACCATTACCGCGATCGATTGGCCCAGCATTGCGCTGGAGGATGGCAAGCGCCTGCGTGCGCTCGGCTTCGATACAGGCGTGCAGGTGTCGGTCGCCCATCGCGGCGTATTCGGCGGTCGCGATCCGTTGGCGGTGACACTAGGGCGGATGACGATTGCCCTGCGCCGGGTCCATGCCGCCGCCATAGCGGTCGAACTGGATTGA
- a CDS encoding ubiquinol-cytochrome C chaperone family protein: MQRLFGRSTDPKEALRPLWHQLVKVARTRELYADCGVADTLEGRFDMLSTVLAIAMLRVERDPETVAASARLTELFVDDMDGQLREAGIGDPTVGKKLGKLVSALGGRTGALREALAQDGDTALVAAIERNVTFVEGGSTACVAPRLRRFAEALDALTYDQLLHAELML; encoded by the coding sequence ATGCAACGCCTTTTCGGTCGCTCGACCGATCCCAAGGAAGCCCTGCGCCCGCTATGGCACCAGCTGGTAAAGGTCGCTCGCACGCGCGAACTCTATGCCGATTGCGGCGTGGCCGACACGCTGGAAGGGCGTTTCGACATGCTTTCGACCGTGCTTGCCATCGCCATGCTGCGGGTCGAGCGCGACCCGGAAACGGTCGCTGCATCGGCTCGGCTCACGGAACTGTTTGTCGACGATATGGATGGGCAATTGCGCGAGGCGGGAATTGGCGACCCGACTGTTGGCAAGAAGCTTGGCAAGCTGGTGAGCGCGCTGGGCGGCCGCACCGGCGCGCTTCGCGAAGCACTGGCGCAGGATGGTGACACGGCACTGGTCGCTGCCATTGAGCGCAATGTCACCTTCGTTGAAGGTGGATCGACTGCCTGCGTCGCGCCCAGGCTGCGACGCTTCGCTGAGGCGCTGGATGCGCTGACCTATGACCAGCTGCTGCATGCGGAGCTGATGCTGTGA